TGCCGGCGAGATCCGGGTCGCCGGCCACGACCCGGCCCGCGAGCCCGACGCGGTCCGCGCGGCGATCGGCGTGACCGGGCAGTTCTCCGCGGTGGACGGACTGCTGACCGGCGAGGAGAACCTGCTCCTCATGGCCGACCTGCACCACCTGCCACGGCGGGAGGGTCGGCGACGCGCCCAGGGGCTGCTCCGGCTGTTCGACCTGACGGAGGCGGCCGGCAAGCCCGCCACCGCCTACTCCGGCGGGATGCGTCGCCGGCTGGACCTCGCGATGGGCCTGGTTGGTCAGCCCCGGGTGGTCTTCCTCGACGAGCCCACCACCGGCCTCGACCCGCGCAGCCGGCACGCCATGTGGCAGATCGTCCGGGACCTCGTCGCCGACGGCGTGACCATCTTCCTGACCACGCAGTACCTTGAGGAGGCGGATCAGCTCGCCGACCGGATCGCGGTGCTCGACCACGGCCGGCTGGTGGCCGACGGCACCCCGGCCGAGCTCAAGCGTCTCGTCCCCGGCGGACACGTGATCCTGCGTTTCGGCGACGAGGTGGCCTACCGGTCGGCCGTCACTGCCCTCCCGGACGCCACCCGGGACGACGGACAACTCACCCTGCACGTGCCCAGCGACGGCAGCGTCCGGTCGCTACGGTCGCTGCTGGAGCGGCTCGACAGCCTGGCGATCACCGTCGACTCGTTCTCCGTGCACACCCCTGACCTGGACGACGTCTTCCTGGCCCTCACCGGCCAGCCCGAGACGGCGGGGAGCCTGCGCCGATGACCACCATCTCGTACGCCGTCCGTGACTCGACCACCATGTTGCGGCGCAACCTGCGCCGAGTGGTTCGCTATCCGTCCATGACGGTGCTGATCGTCGGCCTGCCCGTGCTGTTCCTGCTGCTCTTCGTCTACGTCTTCGGCGGCACGCTGGGCGCCGGCCTGAGCGGTAGCCCGGGTGGACGCGCCGACTACGTCGATTACGTCACGCCGGGGATCCTGCTGATGACCGTCGGTGTAGCCGCCACCGGCACGGCGGTGTCGGTGGCGATGGACATGACGGAAGGCATCATCGGCCGGTTCCGCACCATGGCCATCGCCCGCGTCTCGGTGCTGACCGGGCACGTCATCGGGGCCATGGTCCAGACCATGCTCAGCGTCGCCGTGGTGCTCGGTGTCGCACTGCTCGTCGGCTTCCGCCCCCGGCGGATCCAGCCGGCTGGTTCGGGGCGGTCGGAGTGTTGGCGATGACCACGTTCGCGCTCGCCTGGCTGTCGGTGGCGTTCGGCCTGGTGTCGCGCAGCGTCGAGACGGCGAGCAACCTGCCCACGCCGCTGACCTTCCTGCCCTGCGTCAGCAGCGGGTTCGTGCCGACGGACTCGATGCCGGCCGGGCTCCGCCAGTTCGCCGAACACCAGCCCTTCACCCCGATCATCGACACCCTGCGCGGCCTGCTCGCCGGCGCCCCGGTGGGCACGGACGCCATGGTCGCCGCCGCCTGGTGTGCCGGTATCGCCCTGGTCGGCTACCTGTGGGCGAAGCGTCTCTACAACCGGGACCCGTCCCGTTGAGCGGACATCCCGCCGCACCGGGCCGGCTACCCGCCGCGACCTGACGGGTGGCCGGCCCGGATCCGCCACCACGCCGGGGGCCGATGCCGGCCGTGTGTCGGTGCCGGCCGGTCGCCAGCCGGCCGTCGGCCGGTCACGCACGGGCCAGGCGGCGCAGCAGCGCGTCGGCCCCGAGCGGGTACGCGCCGTGCCGACGGACACCGTCGGCCACCTCGCGGTCCGAGGAGACCACCACCACCGGGCGGCCCGGCGGCTCGGCCCGAACCAGGCGTCGGATCAGCTCGTCGGCGGTCTCCCCCTTGCGGGAGAAGAGCACCCGGACGCCCCGCGGGTTCGGTGGCAGGCCGTGCATCCGCTCGGCGCCGTCGAAGACCACCGTCACCTCGTCACCGGTCTGCGCGGCGATCCCGCCCAGCCCGGTGATGAGCCGCTTGCGCTGCTGTTCCAGCGACATCTCGCCGAAACCGCGTTTGGTGACGTTGTAGCCGTCCACCAGAAGGTGCGCCCGGGGCAGGGCGAGCAGCTGGTCCAGCCGGGCCGGGTCGTCGGTGTCCCGGGCTCGGGCCGCCGCGCCGGCCGCGGTGGTGCCGGACTGGTCGGCGAAGGCGCCGGCGACGAAGTCGGCCGGCAGCCGATCCACCGGGTCGAGCGCCAGCTCCCGTCGCAGCCCGACGGCGGCCTGCCCGATCGTCTCCAGCAGCAACCACAGCCGGGCGTCGTCGACCGCCCGGGCCTCCTTGGTACTGGCCCGGGCGACCCCCGCCGCCGCCTCGGCCTCGGCCAGCCGGGCCCGGGCCCGACGCCGCTCGGCCTCGGCGTCCGCCGCCGCTCGGGCAGCCCGGCCGCGCTCGGTGGCGAGCAGCTCGGACGCTTTCCGTTCCCGGGCCTGCGTCTCGCGCAGCGACCGCGCGAGCTGCCGCGCCTCCTCGCGGAGCTGCCCGAGCTCGTCCCGGACCCGGGCCAGCTCGTCCCGGAGCTTGTCCGCCTCGACCCGAGCGACCGCGCGGTCGTGCTCGGCACGGGTGGCGCGCTGTTCGGCTTCCCGGACCAGCTCCGCCACGACCGCACTGTCCGCCTCGGCGCGGACCGCCGCGCCGCTGGCCTCGATCAGCTCCCGCCAGCCGCGGGGGCGGGCCAGGTACGCCAACGCGGCCACCTCGACCGGGTCGGCGACGGCCGGCGCGGTGCCCTCGACCACCGCCGCGCCGAGGTCGCCGGCGTCGGCCAGGACCCGGGCGGTGACCCGCTGACGGAACAGCGGATCGCCGGTCAGCTGCGCCGCGATCGCCGGCGCGCCCAGGCGTGCGCGGCGGTTGGGCGCGAACTTGGCCACCCGCCGCAGTGGGACCGGCACCTCGTCGGCGGGCAGGCCAGGCAGCACCGCGGCGGCGAGCGTCACGATCCGCTGGCGGACCGGCTCGGGCAGCACGGGCTCCGGCTCCGGCCCGCCCTCCTCGGCGGGATCCTCCGGCCGGCCATCCGCCTGATGGCCCGGCGGACCGGTGGTCCGGACCGGTGCGCCGGCCGCGACGGGGTCGTCGAGGGTGCCCCCCGTACCCTCGACACCCGCGTCGGGCACGGCGGCGACCGAATCTTCCCCGGGAATTGGTCGTCGTGCGGCTCGGCGAGGGGCATGTGTCAAGTCTCCCACCGCGACCGGTCCCGCCGCCCAGCGAGTGTGCCGATCTCTCCGCACGGCCGGGTTCCGCGCCGCCAAGGGACGCCTGGGAGCTTCCGGGAGTGGCTCGTGGTGCCGGCGGGGCGAGGAGTGTCGGACCAGGCCGCTAGCGTGCCGCCGATGGCCCGACAGGAGTATGTCCAGGAGTCGCTGGCCGGTCTCGATCCGACCGTCGGCGGCGTCGACCCGGAGCTGCCGCTTCACGCGACCACGTTCGTGGTGGTCGACCTGGAGACCACCGGCGGCGCGCCGGGCGGGGGCGGCATCACCGAGATCGGTGCGGTGAAGGTCCGCGGCGGCGAACAGCTGGGGGTGCTCGCCACCCTGGTCAACCCGGGCACGCCGATCCCACCCTTCATCACCGTGCTCACCGGCATCACGCAGGCGATGCTGCTGCCCGCCCCACCGATCGAGCAGGTCCTACCGAGCTTCCTGGAGTTCCTCTCGACCGACGCGGTCTTGGTCGCCCACAACGCTCCGTACGACGTCGGGTTCCTCAAGGCCGCCTGCGCCGCGCACGGCTACCGCTGGCCCGGCCCCCGGGTGCTGGACACCGCCGCACTGGCCCGGCGGGTGCTGACCCGTGACGACGTGCCCAACCGCAAGCTCGGCACCCTCGCGGCGTACTTTCGCACGGCCACCCAGCCGACGCACCGGGCCCTGGACGACGCGAAGGCCACCGTCGACGTGCTGCACGGTCTGATCGCCCGGCTCGGCGGCCACAACGTCCACTGCGTCGGCGAGGCGATCGAGTTCGCCCGCGCGGTCAGCCCGACCCAGCGCCGCAAGCGGCACCTCGCCCACGGGTTGCCGAAGTCCCCTGGCGTCTACATCTTCCGCGGCGCCGACGACCGGCCACTCTACGTCGGCACGTCGGTCGACGTCGCCACCCGGGTACGCAGCTACTTCACCGCGGCGGAGAAGCGGGCTCGCATCTCGGAGATGCTCGCCGCCGCCGAGCGGGTTCAGGCGGTGGAGTGCGCCCACTCACTGGAGGCCGAGGTACGGGAGCTGCGGTTGATCGCTGCGCACGCCCCGCCGTACAACCGGCGGTCGACGTTCCCGGAGCGGGCGGTGTGGCTGAAGCTCACCGACGAGCCGTACCCGCGATTGTCGGTCGTCCGTGCCCTGGCCCCCGGTGACGAGGCTTACCTCGGGCCGTTCACCTCCCGTCGGGCCGCGGAGCTGGCCGCCGCCGGCTTCCACGACGCCGTGCCGCTGCGGCAGTGCACGCACCGGCTCTCGCGGCGCACGGCTACGCCGGCTTGCGCGCTGGCCGAGCTGGGGCGCTGCCCGGCACCCTGCGAGCACCGGATCACGCCGCAGGAGTACGCGGCGCGCGCGGTCACGCCGTTCCGCACCGCCGTCGCCAGCGACCCGCAGGTGGTGGTGGACGCCCTGCTCACCCGGATCGAGGGGCTCGCCCACGCCCAGCGGTACGAGGAGGCAGCCGTGGTGCGGTCCCGGCTGGCCGCGGTGCTCCGCGCCGCGGCGCGTATGCAGCGGCTCGCCGCGCTCACCGGCATCGCCGAGCTGGCCGCGGCCCGCCCGGCCGCGCGTGGGGGCTGGGAGCTGGCGCTGGTCCGGTACGGGCGGCTCGCCGGCGCCGGTGTGTCGCCGCCCGGCGTCCACCCACGACCGACCATCGTCGCGATCCGGACCACCGCGGAGACCGTGCTGCCGGGCGACGGGCCGGTCCCCCGCGCCTCCGCCGAGGAGACCGAACGCATCCTGTCCTGGTTGGAGCGTCCGGAGACCCGACTGGTCGAGATCTCCTCCGGCTGGGCCTCCCCGGTGGCCGGTGCGGGCCGCTTCCGGGACCTGCTGACCAAGGCGGAGAGCGCGGCGTCGCGTCAAACTCTCGACCGAAAGCTCATGACCAAGTGACCGATCGGACGACGCCGACTCGCTTACTCTGTTAGGGAAGTGCAGTCCTGCCCGTTTCATCGGCCTGCTTCCGGTTGCCGGGTCACGGCGGCCGTGGAGCCGGGGTGAGGAGGTGTCCCACGTGGACGTCGACGCCGGACACGGCGCCGCCCTGGGAGGCGCGCTTCCGACCCAGCCGGGTGACCTGCCGCTGACCCGTCGCCTGCGCTCGCTGCTGTCCTGGCCCGTCGCCGAGGCCGAGCCGGTCAGCCGTCTGGTCCGAACGCACCGGAACATCCACTCCGGTACCGATCCGTCGGTGCTACGCCGGGCGTACTCGATCGCCGAGACCATGCACCGCGGGCAGTTCCGCAAGAGCGGCGAGCCGTACATCACCCACCCCCTCGCGGTCGCCCAGATCTGCGCCGACCTCGGTATGGACACGGTGACCCTGGTCGCGGCGCTGCTGCACGACACCGTCGAGGACACCCGCTACACCCTCCAGGCGCTCGCCGACGACTTCGGGCGGGAGGTCGCCCACCTGGTCGACGGCGTGACGAAGTTCGACAAGGCGTTCTACGGCCAGGCGGCCGAGGCGGAGACGATCCGCAAGATGATCATCGCAGCCGGCAAGGACGTCCGAGTGCTGATCATCAAGCTGGCCGACCGCCTGCACAACATGCGGACCCTCGGCGTCCGCTCGGCCGCGTCCCGCGAGCGGATCGCCCGCAAGACGCAGGAGGTGCTGGTCCCGCTCTGCGACCGGCTGGGGATCCAGACCCTCAAGCGTGAACTCGACGACGTGGTGCTGCTGCACCTGGAGCCGGAGGAACACGCCCGCATCGACCGGCACGTGCACGAACGGGCGGGCTGGGACGCGTACCTCGGAGAGGTCGTGGCGCGGGCACGGACGGCGCTGCGCCGCAGCCGGGTGGACGCCGAGGTGACTCCCCGTCCACGCCACCTGTACTCGATCTGGAAGGACACCGTCTCGGGCGGCCACACCGTGCCGTACGACCTGCCCCGCATCGCGGTCGTCGTGGACGGTTCCGCCACCGACTGCTACGCGGCCCTGGGCGCGATCCACGGCGTCTGGCGCCCGGTGCCCGGCCGGTTCAAGGACTACATCGCGTCCCCGAAGAACAACCTCTACCGATCTCTGCACACCAGCGTCTGTGGCCCGAGGGACCACACGATCGAGGTGCTGATCCGCACCGCGGAGATGCACCGGTCGGCCGAGTACGGCGTCGCCACGAGCTACCGCTTCCCCCGTGCCGGCGCCGCCGTCCACGCGGAACAGCTGGACTGGCTACGGCGCGTCCTGGACTGGGAGCAGGAGACCGCCGACCCGGCCCAGTTCCTGGAATCGCTGCGCTGCGACCTCGCCGAGGCGCAGATCCAGGTCTTCGCCGACGGGCGGCAGGTGGTGCTACCCGCCGGCGCCACCCCGGTCGACCTGGCGTACGAACTCGACACCGAGTGCGGCGACCACTGTCTGGCCGCCCGGATCAACGGCCGGCTCGCCCCGCTGTCCTCCTGCCTGGCGGAGGGCGACGTGGTAGAGATCTTCACCGAGACGGACGCGGCCAACGGATTCGATGCCGAAGCCGCCCCGCCCGGCCCACGCCGGGAGTGGCTCGGCTTCGTCAAGTCACCACAAGCACAGATGCAGATCAATCGATGGTTTGCCGACCACACCGAGCCGGGCATCTCGATCAGCGACAAGGTCCGGCTCGGTCGCGCCACCATCGGCCTTGCCCTGCGCAGGCACAACCGCGGGCTCGCCAGCGACCTGCCCCTGCTGCGGCTCTCCGAGGAACTGGGCTACCCCGACCTGGAGACGATGCTGGTGGCGGTCTTCGACCGGGTCATCGAACCGGACGCGGTGGTCCAGCAGCTCATCGACCTCGTCGACCACCGGCAGTGAGCGGGTACGCCCCGGGCCGTCCGATGCCTCGTCAGGAGCATTAGCCTGGTCCCATGATCCCCCGCTCGCGCTTCACCGTACGCGCCGTCGCGTACCAGGTCTTCTACCGGCTGCCACTGCCGGTGCGACGCCGCCTGGTCCGGCTGGCCGTGCCGAAGTACATCGTCGGCGCGGTGACCCTGGTGCGTGACGCCGAGGCCGACGGGGCCGGCCGGTTGCTGCTGCTGCGCCAGCCACCGGGCAACGGATGGACGTTGCCGGCGGGCCTGCTGCAGAAGCGGGAGGCGCCGGCGACAGGCGCGGCCCGTGAACTGTACGAGGAGTCCGGCATCCAGCTGTCGCCCCGCGACCTGCGCCCGGCCGTGCCGAACGCGATCATCCACGCCAAGGGCTGGGTCGACGTCGTGTTCACCGCCGAGGTGCCGGCGTCGACCACCGCGCTGAGGGTGGACGGGGCGGAGGTCTTCGAGGCCGCCTGGCACCCGCTGGACGCCCTGCCCCGGCTGACCTGGCCGACGGCGCGCCTGCTCGCCTACTACCACATCGGGCCGCTGGCCGGGCAGTTCCCGCCGCCGGTGCCCGACGTGCGGCCATGACCGCGGTGGGTTGGCCACCACTCTGCGCGGTGGTCCTCGCCGCGGGCGAGGGCACCCGGCTGCGCCCGCTGACCGAGCGGCGGCCCAAGGCGCTCTGCCCGGTCGGGAACGTGCCGCTGCTCGACCTGGTGCTCGACCGGCTGGCCGGGCTCGGCCTGACCGGCCCCCGGCGGGTGGCGGTCAACGCCAGCTACCTCGCCGGGCAGGTAATCCGCCACGTCGGCGCCCGAGCCCAGCTGTCGGTGGAGCCGGACGGCCCGCTCGGCACCGCCGGTGGGGTGGCGAACCTGCGGGGCTGGATCGACGGGCGGGGCGTCCTGGTGGGCAACGCCGATGCGTACCTCGCCGACCCGGCCCGCCGGCCCGGGCCGGACATCGCCGCGCTGCTGGACGGCTGGGATGGCGAGACCGTACGCCTGCTCGGTCAGCCCGCCCCGGATTCGTCGGCGCCGGGCACATTCGCCGGTCACGCGTTCACCGGGTTCTCGCTGCTGCCGTGGCGGCGCGTCCGGGAACTACCGGTCGAGTTCGGCGACCTGGTCCGGTCGGTGTGGCGGCCCGCCGAGGCGGACGGGGAACTGACCGTGGTCCGCTACGCCGGCATGTTCTACGACACCGGCACCCCCGCCGACTACCTCGCCGCCAACCTGCACGCCGTGGGCGGCGGCACGCTGGTCGACCGCACCGCCGTCGTGACCGGCAGGTGCCGGGAGGCGGTCGTGGGCGCGGGCGCGGTGGTGCACGGCGACGTCACCCGCGCCGTGGTCTGGCCCGGCGGCACGGTACACCCGGGCGAACTGCTCCGGGACGCGGTCCGCGCGGGCGCCGACCTCACCGTCGGCATCGGCCAGCCGCCCCGGGCGGAAGCATCTAGCATGAGCGACGACGCCGACGAACGGAGAACCATCCAGTGATCACCGCGATCGTGCTGATCGACTGCGCCACCGACTCGATCCCCGAGGTGGCCGAGGCCCTGGCCGCGCTGCCCGGCGTCAGCGAGGTCTACTCGGTCGCCGGGCACGTCGACCTGATCGCCATGGTCCGGGTGCGCGACTTCGAACAGATCGCCCCGGTCATCGCCGGGAGCATCTCCAAGGTGCCGGGCGTGCTGAACACCGAGTCACACATCGCGTTCCGCGCGCACTCCCAGCACGACCTGGAGGCGACCTTCGCGATCGGCCTCGCGAACGCGGACTGACCACCGCGCCCCGGGGCTGAGCGCGGGCACGCGACGGCCGGCCCACCCTGACCTGGACCGGCCGTCGTGCTACCTGCCGCTCGGCGTCAGCTCACGCCTGGAGCCGGCTGCTGGGTGGTGCCGCCCGGAGCCGGCTGCTGGGTGGTGCCGCCCGGAGCTGGCTGCTCGGTGGTGCCGCTGGGAGCCGGGACGGTCGCACCCGGGCTCGCCGTGCCGGTGCCGGTCGCCTGCGGGACCGGGATGCCCAGCTCGTTGGCCAGCTGCACCAGCTCGTCGTAGTGCGTCTGCAGGATCGGCAGCGCGGTCTGCGCCAACTGGATCACCGTCTGGTCGGAGCCCTGCGAGATTTCCGTCTGGGTGGCCTGGATGGCCTGGACGTGGCCGCTCAGCTCACTGGTCACCCAGAGCCGGTCGAACTCCGCGCCGCTGGCGTTGTTGAGCTGATCGATCACGTCCTGCTGGTCCGTGGTGGGCGCGCTCGGCAGCTCGACACCGAGCTGCGTGGCGACCTCCTGGACCGACTGGTCCAGCTGGGTGTGGTCCGTCACGAACATCTGACCCAGGTTCTTGACCTGTTGGTTCTGGCCCTTCTGCTGGGCCAGCTCACCGGTGGTGATCTCGAAAAGGTTCACCTGGTGGATCGCCTGCAGGTACTGGCTGTCCTGCTGTGACGGCTGCACCGCGGCCTGGGCGGCCGCGGCGGGCGCGATGCCGACCAGCACCAGCGCGGCCAGCAGGCCCAGGCGTCTGATTCCCAACATGCTTCCCCCCCCTTGAGACGTTGGACCGCACGGATACCCGGCTGGCCGGGGTTATTCCTGCGGTTTCGCCCGCGGGCGGCAGGCCGTGGCGCCCGCCGGACGAATCCGGCGGGCGCCACGTGACGGTGCTGGGGTGGGTCAGGTGCTGGGTGGGGTCAGCGACGCTCGCCGCTGCCGATCTCCTCCCGCTCGCTGCGGGGCTCGACCGGCGGGTGCCCCGGCGAGACCGGCGCCTCGGCGGGCCTCTCGATCGGGTAGAAGAAGCCCCGGATGGCCGGGCCGAGGGCGCCGAGCCGGTTCATCTTCTTCGGGACGACCCAGCCGACGTACTCCAGCGCGCCGTGCTCGTCGTGCTCGGCCGCGCTGAGCGGCTGGTGGACCTCGACGAACCGACCGTCGGGCAGCCGCCGGATGATGCCGGTCTCGACACCGTGGGTGAGCACCTCCCGGTCGTGTTGCTGGAGACCCAGGCAGATCCGGTAGGTCAGGTAGTACGCGAGCGGCGGGACGATCAGCAGTCCGATCCGGCCGGCCCAGGTCATCGCGTTCAGGCTGATGTAGAACTTGTCGGCGATGACGTCGTTCGCGCCGGAAAGGGTGAGCACCAGATAGAACGAGACGGCCATGGCGCCCAGTGCGGTGCGGAACGGGACGTCCCGGGGACGCTGGAGCAGGTTGTGGCTCTTGTGGTCCTTGAAGTGCCGCGCCTCGATGAACGGGTAGAACACCGCCATCGCCACCAGGATGCCGGGAAGGACGACCGTCGGCCAGAACAGCGGCGGAATCACGTATCCGTCGCCGATCGGGATGTCGATCTGCCAGGCCGGCATCAGTCGGGTGGATCCGTCCAGGAACATGACGTACCAGTCCGGCTGGCTGGCGGCCGAGACCACCCACGACTCGTACGGACCGAACAGCCAGATCGGGTTGATCTGGAACAGACCGGCCATCAGTGCGATCACGCCGAAGACGACCATGAAGAAGCCGCCCTGTTTGATCGCGTACCGGGGGAACATCCGCTCGCCGACCACGTTGTCGTTGGTCCGGCCGGGGCCGGGCCACTGGGTGTGCTTCTGCTTGAAGACCAAGCCCAGGTGGGCACTGATCAGCGCGACCAGCAGACCCGGGATGAGCAGCACGTGGGCGATGTAGAAACGGCTGACGATGATCGTCCCCGGGAACTCCCCGTCGAAGATCGACGAGGTGACCCAGGAGCCGACCACCGGGATCGACAGCATGATCGCCGAGGCGATCCGCAGGCCGGTGCCGGACAGGCCGTCGTCCGGCAGCGAGTACCCGGTGAAGCCGGCGAGGAAGCCGACCCAGAACAGCAGCGAGCCAATGATCCAGTTGGTCTCCCGGGGCTTGCGGAACGCGCCGGTGAAGAAGATCCGCATCATGTGCACGACGATGGCGGCCATGAACAGCAGGGCCGACCAGTGGTGCATCTGCCGGATGACCAGACCACCGCGGACGTCGAAGGAGATGTCCAGGCTGGAGGCGTACGCGGCCGACATCGGCGCGCCCCGCAACGGGGCGTAGCTGCCGTTGTAGATGACCTCGGTCATCGCCGGCTCGAAGAAGAAGGTCAGGAAGACCCCGGTCAGCAGCAGGATGACGAACGAGAAGAGCGCGATCTCGCCCAGCAGGAAGGACCAGTGGTCCGGGAAGACCTTGTTCAGCAGCCGCCGCAGCGGGGTGGCCACCTGGAAGCGGTCGTCCACCCCCCGGGCGACGTTGCCCGGGACGGCTGCCATGTCAAACTTTCGCCGCTTCACGGCCGCTCCCAGAAGTCGGGCCCGACCGTCTCGGTGTAGTCGGACTTCGCCACGAAGTAGCCCTCGGCGTCGACCTCGATCGGCAGCTGGGGCAGCCGCCGGCTGGCCGGGCCGAAGATGGGCTTAGCGTTGTCGATGATGTGGAACTGCGACTGGTGGCACGGGCAGAGCAGCCGGTTGGTCTGCTGCTCGTACAGGCTCGCGGGGCATCCGGCGTGCGTGCAGATCTTGGAGTAGGCCGCGTAGTTGCCCCACATGTAGTCGCCGTGGCCCACGCGCTCGTTGTTGCGGCGCGACTCCTGCGCGTCCGAGTCACGCAGATGGATCAGCAGCGTGGGCGAGTCGGCGTGCAGGTTGCTCACCCCGTGCTCGATGCCGGGGAACACGGTGATCTGGCCACCGGCACTGATGTCCGCCGGGCGGATCGGGCGGCCGTCCTCACGGACCAGCCGCACCTTGGCGCCGTCCGCCTGCGGGGCGAAGCCCGTCCTGAACATCTGGTTCTTCTTGTGTGGATTCGAGATCAGCCCACCCACGATCGGGGCGGCGGCCACCGCGCCGACCGGCGCGAGACCGGCCAGCAGCGAGATACCCAGCAGCGGCCGACGCTTCACGCCCAACTCGTCGGCCATGTAGAGCATCGTCTGGCCGGTGAGGGTACGGTCCTCCGCGCTGACCGCGCCCTCGTGCCGATCCTGGACCGAGACCTCCTTCGGCAGCAGCTTCTTGCCCCAGGTGAGGATGCCGATGCCGATACCGAGCAGGGCGATGCCCAGGGTCACGCCGAGCAGCGGCGTGTAGAACTTGTCGCCACCGCGGCCAGGAGCGTACTCCCACGGCCACCAGATGTAGATCGCCAGGAACGCGGTCGCGGCCAGACCGGTCAGGAGGAACAACGAGGCGACCGTACGGGTCAGCCGACGCTCGGCCTTGCTGCCCGGCACGACCTGCGGCTCGTAGTGGAGGATCTCGATGTCGTCCCGGCGGGCGCCCTCGCGGACGATGTCGAAGCGGCTCAGCCTGGGGTCGTTCACGTCGAGCGGGTCCCGGCCCGGCTGGGCCTGGTGCTCGGTGTGGGTGGTCATGCCGTCACCTCGCTACGGTCGGTGTCGACACGCGACACCAGCGCATTGTTCTTCACGGGAAGCCCGGTCACGACTTGCCCGCAATCCACAGGCTGGCGAAGACCAGCGCGACGATGCCCACCAGGAAGATCGCCAGGCCCTCGGTCGAGGGGCCGTAGCGGCCGAGGTTGAAGAAGCCGCCCGGGTCCCGGTCGGTCTTGAGGGTCTGGATGTAGGCGATGATGTCCGCCTTCTGTTCCGGCGTGATCTGGTTGTCACCGAAGACCGGCATGTTCTGCGGGCCGCTCAACATCGCCGCGTAGATCTGCCGGTCGGTGGCCGGCATCAGGCTCGGCGCGTACTTGCCCGAGGAGAGGGCACCGCCACCGCCACCGAAGGCGTGGCACTGCGAGCAGTTGATCCGGAACAGTTCGCCACCGACGGCGATGTTCCCGCCCTCGTGGAGGTTGTCTCCCTCCGGCACGACCGGGCCACCGCCGAGTTCCTGGATGTACTGGCCGAGCTGGCGGATCTCCTCGTCGGTGAAGACCTTCGGCTTGCGCGGCGCCTGGGCCTCCTGCCGGGCCATGGGCATCCGGCCGGTGGCGACCTGGAACTCGACGGATGCGGCGCCGACGCCGATCAGGCTCGGCCCACGCCCCTCGATACCCTGCGCGTTGCGACCGTGACAGGTCACACAGCTCACGTCGAACAGCGCCTTGCCCTCTGCGGCGGCGCCGGACAGCGGCGGGTTGTCCTGCGCCTGCACGCCGGGGGCGAAGACCGTGTAGGCGCCGCCGGCCAGCATCAGCGCGGCCAGCAGCCGGACCGCGGCACCCAGCCGGCGGCGGCCCCTGCTGCGCGCCGCGGGCCGCCCGCGCAGCCGCGCGAGCAGACCGCGTCGGCGGTCGTTGTCAGAAGTCATGACCTGTGTCCTTAACCGGTTGGACCTTGCCTGGGAGGGACGGAGCAGCGACGCGGTTCGTGACGCGCCAAGATCACTGGAGCCAGTAGATCATGGCGTAGAGACCGATCCACACCACGTCGACGAAGTGCCAGTAGTACGACACGACGATCGCCGAGGTGGCCTGCGCCGGCGTGAACCGGCCCATGGTGGTGCGGATCATGAAGATGATGAACGCGATCAGACCGCCGGTCACGTGCAGACCGTGGAATCCGGTGGTCAGGTAGAACATCGACCCGTACCCGTCTTCATTGATCTTGACGCCCGCGTGTACCAGCTCGCGGTACTCGTTGACCTGACCGAGCACGAAGATCAGGCCCATCACGAAGGTGATCGTGAACCAGCGCCGCAGCGCGAACACGTCGCCCTTCTCCGCCGCGAACACGCCGAGCTGGCAGGTCACCGACGAGAGCACCAGGATCACCGTGAACGTCGTCGCGTACGGGATGTTCAGGTGCGGGGTGTGCTCCGCCCACTGCTCCGGCGCGGCGGCGCGGATGGAGAAGTACATCGCGAACAA
The sequence above is a segment of the Micromonospora sp. WMMA1363 genome. Coding sequences within it:
- a CDS encoding cytochrome c — protein: MTSDNDRRRGLLARLRGRPAARSRGRRRLGAAVRLLAALMLAGGAYTVFAPGVQAQDNPPLSGAAAEGKALFDVSCVTCHGRNAQGIEGRGPSLIGVGAASVEFQVATGRMPMARQEAQAPRKPKVFTDEEIRQLGQYIQELGGGPVVPEGDNLHEGGNIAVGGELFRINCSQCHAFGGGGGALSSGKYAPSLMPATDRQIYAAMLSGPQNMPVFGDNQITPEQKADIIAYIQTLKTDRDPGGFFNLGRYGPSTEGLAIFLVGIVALVFASLWIAGKS
- a CDS encoding heme-copper oxidase subunit III, translated to MTAAPAIDKSRIHSLTRPNMVSVGTIVWLSSELMFFAALFAMYFSIRAAAPEQWAEHTPHLNIPYATTFTVILVLSSVTCQLGVFAAEKGDVFALRRWFTITFVMGLIFVLGQVNEYRELVHAGVKINEDGYGSMFYLTTGFHGLHVTGGLIAFIIFMIRTTMGRFTPAQATSAIVVSYYWHFVDVVWIGLYAMIYWLQ